Genomic segment of Drosophila biarmipes strain raj3 chromosome 2L, RU_DBia_V1.1, whole genome shotgun sequence:
aatatcactgaagctagcaacaatgcttaaaaatttcccatggtgttactaacattgTCAAATTCTAAACATAAAAGTATCCCAGGAAAACAAGTTTCTGTTTTGAAAGAAAAAGTGTCTTTTCGAATCCATTTTTTAAAGGGTAAATAATCTTTTTCATACACCTAGGAAATGGGGAAACTTTTTGAGAGATCTGCCTAAAAGAAAGTTTATTTTTCGAAGTTGTAGTAACTAAAAACTATAGAGTCATTAGGTTCTTCGTAAAAATGTACAACATTTCCCAAGGCAAGTTATCTAGACTATTTTAGGGTTCCACTACAAGGGCTTAAGAGCGACCTtcataaattatatatgtttGTCTGAACGTTAAAGTTTGTAAAGtttatttatcatttaatgTTATGTCGAACGTGTTACAGTGGTCAACTGTTGTATGCTGGTAGCGTACTTGGCTCTAACAGCTCTTCTGCACATCGGTCGACGTTCTGAGCAACCGGCACTGAAGCGCTTCCACCAAATACTGCTGACGATTATACCACGGGCTTTGTGGCTCCTGAGCATTCTCCACTTTGCCGCCTACATTATCCTACAGCCTAGCTTTTCTCCAAGGTAAGTACCCATTACTGAATTATTCTGAACGACTTTGATCGCACTTAAACAATGTATACATTAAACTtagtaaaacaaataattttggaGTCTTCTTTTATCTGATTCTttaatctatttatttatcgaTCTGTCCATGATATTCGGGCAGACCTTTTATATATTGCCTATATAAAACTAGATAAAACTaacttgttttatatttacacaTCATTCTAGGGACGTTCTTGGCTGGGCCATCTTGCTAAACTTCCTGGTCTATGTGACGCTGCCGTTGCCACTGATTTTCCTTGGTCTGTCGATTGGGTGCATCACTTATTTCATTTGTCTCAGCCTGCCAGTGGGCTACTCCCGCTATGACACGCTGCTCTCGAATCAGTTGGCGGCCAATGCGGTTCTTATTGCCACAGCCGCGCTGATCGGGCTCCTGTACTACTTCATGGGCGAGGCCAAGCAGAAGCGAGCCTTCCTCGAGGCAAAGAAGAGCCTGGAGGTGAAAATGGTCATCGAGGAGCAGTCGGCCGAGCAGGTGAGCATCGATTTTATGAGTTAGGAGTGCCTggaaataaatgttataaCCATTATCAACACTAGGAACGCCTCCTGTTGTCCGTGCTGCCCAAGCATGTGGCCATTAAGATGCGCGAGGATCTGGGATCGTCTAGTTCGGAGGCTTTTAAAAAGATCTATATGAGTCGGCACGAAAATGTGAGGTACGTCTTTATTCTAATGAATTCTATCTTGTTTATACCGTTATAGAAGgtataataaaatgaaacgtTAGGATACATTTAAGTTATAATGCAGTACAATTTGTATGAATGCTTGTCTAAGACTTCATAGGAAAGGCACACATGTGTCGTCCACAAAtccggtgttttttttaaaaactcatcTAAAGTTAAATAAGACCTATGACCATTACgttatttaataacaataaattacaAACGATTTCTCAAAGGTCCTCTTTAAGAGCTACACTTTCTTAgttacaaaaattattcattAGAGGTATTCCAGTCGGAAACAGTTCCAATTCGCAAGGAGAACTCATTACCATTCCA
This window contains:
- the LOC108033997 gene encoding adenylate cyclase type 3 isoform X4, yielding MPEEKETNLENGQATAASTPSKSKTQRQKTPSRRRQNDSDVAGGVGITGGGVVILPQQVLNELYHNYSIKQRRSGLKWFLFAAVLFNIWTIVIPWDQAVPTRVVNCCMLVAYLALTALLHIGRRSEQPALKRFHQILLTIIPRALWLLSILHFAAYIILQPSFSPRDVLGWAILLNFLVYVTLPLPLIFLGLSIGCITYFICLSLPVGYSRYDTLLSNQLAANAVLIATAALIGLLYYFMGEAKQKRAFLEAKKSLEVKMVIEEQSAEQERLLLSVLPKHVAIKMREDLGSSSSEAFKKIYMSRHENVRNINNCASRFLAIAIIALAVPPTSDRITPSCACTWDSPW